The following are encoded together in the Pseudomonas maumuensis genome:
- a CDS encoding DUF1090 domain-containing protein — MTRFTALFLLATLGLATGAAQAAQPDAGLTGCAAKRSAIENQLKIARDHGNSDQIAGLEEALRGVDNCTDAGLRKEREQKVLDARHEVNQRTKDLDKAMKKGDAEKINKRKDKLAEAKKELQEAVDELER; from the coding sequence ATGACACGTTTCACCGCTCTTTTCCTGCTGGCCACCCTTGGCCTGGCGACCGGCGCCGCGCAAGCCGCCCAGCCGGATGCAGGCTTGACCGGCTGCGCCGCCAAACGCAGCGCCATCGAGAACCAGCTGAAGATTGCCCGTGACCATGGCAACAGCGACCAGATCGCCGGGCTCGAAGAGGCGCTGCGTGGCGTGGACAACTGCACCGACGCTGGCCTGCGCAAAGAGCGCGAGCAGAAAGTGCTCGATGCCCGCCACGAAGTGAACCAGCGCACCAAAGACCTGGACAAAGCCATGAAGAAAGGCGACGCGGAAAAGATCAACAAGCGCAAGGACAAGCTGGCCGAGGCGAAGAAAGAACTGCAGGAAGCCGTGGACGAGCTCGAGCGCTGA
- a CDS encoding c-type cytochrome — translation MFKRLTVVLLATLALTACDGVDPNSPLGQRKAIFKQMLKTSEDMGGMLRGRLPFDGVKFAEGAVKLDTLAHEPWQHFPQVRDEGDSSARAEVWERQARFQDLARQLEGVTGELVTVTRNPSLDAAQMKAPMDKVEAACKACHSEFRNH, via the coding sequence ATGTTCAAGCGATTGACCGTAGTACTGCTCGCCACCCTCGCCTTGACCGCCTGCGATGGAGTCGACCCCAACTCGCCGCTGGGCCAGCGCAAGGCGATCTTCAAGCAGATGCTCAAGACCAGTGAAGACATGGGTGGCATGCTGCGCGGGCGTTTGCCGTTCGACGGCGTGAAGTTCGCCGAGGGCGCGGTGAAGCTGGATACCCTGGCCCATGAGCCTTGGCAGCACTTCCCGCAGGTGCGCGACGAGGGTGATAGCAGCGCCCGAGCGGAAGTTTGGGAGCGCCAGGCGCGGTTCCAGGACCTGGCCCGGCAGCTGGAGGGCGTTACCGGCGAGCTGGTGACGGTGACCCGCAACCCGTCGCTGGACGCAGCGCAGATGAAGGCACCGATGGACAAGGTCGAGGCGGCGTGCAAGGCCTGTCATAGCGAGTTTCGCAATCACTGA
- the ligB gene encoding NAD-dependent DNA ligase LigB: MPAMPLLSILMLLPTLFASALAGECPDWSAPQAQAEMARLGETLARWDDHYHRQGKSLVADELYDQSRQHLLRLQRCFNLPDAAPDPLASARGPMPHPIAHTGVDKLPDEQAMRRWLAGKHDVWMQPKVDGVAVSLIFQQGRLVRLLSRGDGVQGHDWSRHIPALGAVTRQLPQPMDLVLQGELYKRLDGHVQAQAGSVNARGSVAGLLARKQLDTDQGASIGLFVWDWPQGPQSQEARLEQLAAMGFVDSQRYSIAIDSPEQAAEMRLRWYRSALPFATDGVILRQGRRPPAERWQAKPPYWIAAWKYPFSQALAEVREVRFRVGRTGKVTPILHVAPVELDDRRISQVSLGSLARWHKLDIRPGDQVAISLAGLTIPRFDAVVHRMLVRRPVASPPAGRYDAHSCWQAGADCDDQFIARLSWMSGKQGLAMQAIGPGTWRRLVDAGLVTTLVDWLELDTQALAAVPGLGAARARQLHDNFAAARLQPFRQWLTALGAPLPQGVPLEADWSTLAARSADAWQALTGVGGARSKQLEVFFATEDVQAIATQLGGYRIAGFQRSNDTAEQ, encoded by the coding sequence ATGCCGGCCATGCCTTTGCTGTCGATACTCATGCTCCTGCCGACTCTTTTCGCCAGCGCGCTGGCCGGCGAATGTCCGGATTGGAGCGCGCCCCAGGCGCAAGCCGAAATGGCCCGGCTGGGCGAGACCCTGGCCCGCTGGGACGATCACTACCATCGCCAGGGCAAGTCATTGGTGGCGGACGAGCTCTATGACCAGAGCCGCCAGCACCTGCTGCGCCTGCAACGGTGCTTCAACCTGCCAGACGCGGCGCCCGACCCGCTGGCCAGCGCACGTGGCCCGATGCCCCATCCGATCGCACACACCGGCGTCGACAAGCTCCCCGACGAGCAGGCGATGCGCCGTTGGCTGGCCGGCAAGCACGACGTCTGGATGCAGCCCAAGGTCGATGGCGTCGCGGTTTCCCTGATTTTCCAGCAGGGCCGGCTGGTCCGCCTGCTCAGCCGCGGCGATGGCGTCCAGGGCCATGACTGGAGCCGGCATATTCCCGCGCTGGGCGCCGTTACCCGGCAACTGCCGCAGCCCATGGACCTGGTGCTGCAAGGGGAGCTGTACAAGCGCCTGGATGGCCACGTGCAGGCCCAGGCAGGCAGCGTCAACGCACGGGGCAGCGTGGCCGGGCTGCTGGCACGCAAGCAACTGGACACTGACCAGGGCGCCAGCATCGGCCTGTTCGTCTGGGATTGGCCGCAGGGACCGCAATCGCAGGAGGCGCGCCTCGAGCAGCTGGCCGCCATGGGTTTTGTCGACAGCCAGCGCTACAGCATCGCCATCGACAGCCCGGAGCAGGCCGCCGAGATGCGCCTGCGCTGGTATCGCTCCGCCCTGCCCTTCGCCACCGATGGAGTGATCCTGCGCCAGGGCCGCCGCCCGCCCGCCGAACGCTGGCAGGCCAAGCCCCCCTACTGGATCGCGGCCTGGAAATACCCCTTCTCCCAAGCACTGGCCGAAGTGCGCGAAGTGCGCTTTCGCGTTGGGCGCACGGGCAAGGTGACACCGATCCTGCACGTGGCCCCTGTCGAGCTGGATGACCGTCGGATTTCACAGGTCAGCCTGGGCTCCCTGGCGCGCTGGCACAAACTCGACATTCGCCCGGGCGACCAGGTGGCTATAAGCCTTGCCGGCCTCACCATTCCGCGGTTTGACGCCGTGGTACATCGCATGCTCGTACGACGGCCCGTCGCGTCACCGCCAGCGGGCCGGTACGACGCCCATAGTTGCTGGCAAGCCGGCGCTGACTGCGACGATCAATTCATCGCCCGCCTGAGCTGGATGAGCGGCAAGCAGGGACTAGCCATGCAGGCGATCGGGCCGGGCACCTGGCGGCGACTGGTGGATGCCGGGCTGGTGACCACCCTAGTGGACTGGCTGGAGCTTGATACCCAGGCCCTGGCGGCGGTGCCGGGCCTCGGCGCTGCCAGGGCCCGACAGCTTCATGACAATTTTGCAGCGGCTCGCTTGCAACCCTTCCGCCAGTGGTTGACGGCGCTGGGCGCGCCCTTGCCTCAGGGAGTGCCGCTGGAGGCCGACTGGTCGACACTTGCCGCGCGGTCGGCTGATGCATGGCAAGCCTTGACGGGCGTCGGTGGCGCAAGATCGAAACAGCTCGAGGTATTTTTTGCAACAGAAGATGTTCAAGCCATTGCTACGCAACTGGGCGGGTATCGTATCGCCGGTTTCCAGCGCTCGAACGACACCGCCGAACAATGA